The Mycobacterium paragordonae genome includes a region encoding these proteins:
- a CDS encoding type I polyketide synthase: MSTQDELVAALRRSLKENERLKRENRDYLTRATEPIALVGMACRYPGGVDTPEALWEMVAAGRDVVTDFPGDRGWDLAGLFDPDPDAVGKSYTRSGGFLTDVAGFDAQFFGIAPSEVLAMDPQQRLLLEVSWEALERSGIDPLTLRGSSTGVFAGIFHGSYGGQGRVPGELERYGLRGSTLSVASGRVAYVLGLEGPAVSVDTACSSSLVALHLAVQSLRAGECDVALVGGVTVMATPAMFIEFSRQRALSADGRCKAYAGAADGTAFSEGAGALVVERLADAQRLGHPVLAVVRGSAVNQDGASNGLATPNGPSQQRVIRAALAGARLSTADVDVVEGHGTGTTLGDPIEAQAILATYGQDRDEPLWLGSIKSNMGHTSAAAGVAGVMKMTMAMQHAVLPRTLHVDVPTPHVDWSAGAVSLLTEQQPWPQRDRPRRAAVSSFGISGTNAHVILEQPPSVTADNPEPDNRVVPWVLSARSPEALANQARRLAAHVSATGARPVDVGWSLVSTRSLFDHRAVLVGSETAEFLDGLSHLADGDAGPGVAVGRARSVGKTVFVFPGQGSQWVGMGLELLDSSPVFADHLQRCDKALREYVDWSLIDVIRGAPGAPGLDRVDVVQPALWAIMVSLAELWRSLGVTADAVIGHSQGEIAAAYVAGALSLEDAAKVVALRSRLLSQLSGAGGMASLALGLDRVEELLAPWAGRLNIAAVNGVSSVVVSGEVDAVTELISRCDSEGIRARRIDVDYASHSFHVDAIRADLSAALKDIAPRSSPVAFYSTVTGAPLDTAALDCDYWYQSLRQTVQFEQAVRAAATAGHQVFIESSPHPVLIAGIEETLGPEQSVIVPSLGRNDGGLHRFWLSAAQAQVAGVVVDWSAVFEGARRIALPTYGFVRRRFWLTESGDHDVRRAGLVGAGHDLLGAVVERPDSGGVVLTGRLSLSAQPWLADHAVTGAVLFPGAGFVELALRAGDEAGCPQVQELTLSTPLMLPAEGSVRVQVVVGPADDAGQREISVYSLGTESEWTQHAVGVLATNPPAPQTDLSGWPPAGAAAVDVTDAYRRLADRGYQYGPAFQGLQAMWQSPDHIFAEIALPECLTTTGFGIHPALLDAALHALGVAGEQNGTVLPFSWQGVSLHASDAARLRVRITRVSPDSVALELADSWGLPVLSVRELTFRPLAARALAPAGRGDAGLFEIGWTPVAPAESVGTSMTLWQVTSEGDPPDAVYPATHAALGRLQSWLAGNEDGVLVVQTHDAVGLPGETVSDLAGAAVRGLVRSAQAEHPGRLLLLDSDGSLDPSELIGCDEPQLVVRRGVAYQARLRPAASSALKLPPQQEGWRLVTGGGGTLDDVRVGPSERAELAPGQVQVAVAAVGVNFRDVLVALGMYPGGGELGVEGAGVVVEVGPGVRDLAVGDAVLGLLGVVGPEAVVDRRLVTAVPAGWSLPQAAGVPVVFLTAWYGLSVLGAANAGERVLVHAATGGVGMAAVQLARYWGLEVFATASRGKWDTLRAMGFDDEHIGDSRTLDFEEKFRVATGGAGVDLVLNSLAGEFVDASLRLLAPGGRFIEMGKTDLRDPHDAAQRGIVYRAFDLIEAGPELTSRMLADLMALFDSGQLKTLPFKTFDVRRVRQAYRFVSQARHTGKVVLTLDPLATGTALITGGTGMAGAALARHLVSRYRVPNIVLVSRSGAQAPDTSELVEELRAAGAQVSVVSADVADRDAVAGLLAQIPQQFPLRAVIHAAGILDDGLIATLTPERLDAVLRAKVDGAWHLHELTRDLDLSAFVMFSSMAGILGTAGQGNYAAANSFLDGLAEHRQGLGLPATAVAWGLWEQASAMTRHLGDRDKARMSRVGLATLSTDQAMALFDAALLADPAVVVATRLDTAALSDDAPALLGDLVRRPVRRTVAAADVSTTGLAARLSGLTSEQRHRELVDVVCSNAATVLGRSGTADISAQRAFQELGFDSLTAVELRNRLKTATGLTLSPTLIFDYPSPSALAEHLHIRLSGPAKQADPSARFEDIARELEQLVRQSDWSEEDRAKLAHRLHDVLADLALDDDLAAASESELFAILDEELES, from the coding sequence GTGAGCACTCAAGACGAGCTCGTTGCCGCCCTCCGAAGATCGCTCAAGGAAAACGAGCGGCTCAAGCGTGAGAACCGCGACTACCTGACCCGGGCCACCGAGCCGATTGCGTTGGTGGGCATGGCCTGTCGTTATCCGGGCGGAGTGGATACCCCGGAGGCGCTGTGGGAGATGGTGGCCGCCGGCCGCGACGTGGTCACGGATTTCCCCGGCGATCGGGGCTGGGATCTGGCCGGATTGTTCGATCCCGATCCGGACGCGGTCGGCAAGTCCTACACCCGCTCCGGCGGTTTCCTCACGGACGTCGCGGGTTTCGATGCGCAGTTCTTCGGGATCGCGCCCAGCGAGGTGCTGGCGATGGATCCCCAGCAGCGGTTGCTGCTCGAGGTGTCGTGGGAGGCGTTGGAGCGCAGCGGTATTGATCCGCTGACCCTGCGCGGATCGTCGACGGGTGTGTTCGCCGGGATCTTCCACGGCTCGTACGGCGGTCAGGGTCGCGTCCCCGGCGAGTTGGAGCGGTACGGGTTGAGGGGTTCGACGCTGAGTGTGGCGTCCGGCCGGGTGGCGTACGTGCTGGGCCTGGAAGGTCCGGCCGTGTCGGTGGACACGGCGTGTTCGTCGTCTTTGGTGGCGCTGCATCTGGCGGTGCAGTCGTTGCGGGCGGGGGAGTGTGACGTGGCCCTGGTGGGTGGCGTGACGGTGATGGCCACCCCGGCCATGTTCATCGAATTCAGCCGCCAGCGAGCGCTTTCCGCCGACGGCCGGTGCAAGGCCTACGCTGGGGCCGCCGACGGGACCGCGTTCTCCGAGGGCGCCGGCGCTCTCGTCGTGGAGCGGTTGGCCGATGCCCAGCGGCTGGGCCACCCGGTGCTGGCGGTGGTGCGCGGGTCCGCGGTCAACCAGGACGGCGCCTCCAATGGTCTGGCCACGCCGAACGGCCCGTCCCAGCAACGGGTCATTCGTGCCGCCCTGGCCGGCGCCCGCCTCAGCACGGCGGACGTGGACGTCGTCGAAGGCCACGGCACGGGAACCACGCTCGGGGATCCCATTGAGGCACAAGCCATCTTGGCGACCTACGGCCAGGATCGCGACGAGCCGCTGTGGCTGGGGTCGATCAAGTCGAACATGGGTCACACGTCGGCGGCAGCGGGTGTCGCGGGCGTCATGAAAATGACCATGGCCATGCAGCACGCGGTGCTGCCGCGGACTTTGCACGTCGATGTGCCGACGCCGCACGTGGATTGGTCCGCCGGCGCGGTGTCGTTGTTGACCGAACAGCAGCCCTGGCCGCAGCGGGATCGGCCGCGCCGGGCCGCCGTGTCATCGTTCGGGATCAGTGGGACCAACGCCCATGTGATCCTGGAACAGCCGCCCTCGGTCACCGCCGATAATCCCGAGCCCGACAACCGGGTGGTGCCCTGGGTGTTGTCCGCGCGTTCCCCCGAGGCGCTGGCCAACCAGGCCCGCCGGCTGGCGGCGCACGTATCAGCCACCGGGGCGCGCCCGGTCGACGTGGGCTGGTCACTGGTCAGCACCCGATCGCTGTTCGACCACCGCGCGGTGCTGGTGGGCAGCGAGACCGCCGAGTTCCTGGACGGCCTCAGCCATTTGGCGGACGGTGACGCGGGTCCCGGCGTGGCGGTCGGCCGGGCCCGATCGGTCGGCAAGACAGTGTTCGTATTTCCGGGGCAGGGCTCGCAGTGGGTCGGCATGGGGCTTGAATTACTGGACAGTTCGCCGGTGTTCGCCGATCACCTGCAGCGCTGCGACAAGGCGCTTCGGGAATACGTGGACTGGTCGCTGATCGACGTGATCCGTGGCGCGCCGGGCGCTCCCGGCCTGGACCGGGTGGATGTGGTGCAACCGGCGTTGTGGGCGATCATGGTGTCGCTCGCCGAACTGTGGCGGTCGCTCGGTGTCACCGCGGACGCGGTGATCGGCCACTCGCAGGGTGAGATCGCGGCCGCCTATGTGGCCGGCGCGCTCTCGCTGGAGGATGCCGCCAAGGTGGTGGCGCTGCGCAGCCGGCTGCTGTCGCAACTGTCCGGCGCCGGGGGCATGGCGTCACTGGCGCTCGGCCTGGACCGGGTCGAGGAACTGCTGGCACCCTGGGCCGGCCGATTGAATATCGCTGCGGTGAACGGGGTTTCGTCGGTCGTCGTCTCCGGTGAGGTGGACGCCGTCACCGAACTGATCAGCCGATGCGACAGCGAGGGAATCCGCGCCCGCCGTATCGACGTCGACTACGCGTCGCACTCCTTCCACGTCGATGCCATTCGCGCCGACCTGAGCGCCGCGCTCAAAGACATCGCGCCCCGCTCGTCGCCGGTCGCGTTCTACTCGACGGTCACCGGCGCACCGCTGGACACGGCCGCATTGGACTGCGACTACTGGTACCAAAGCCTGCGGCAGACAGTCCAATTCGAGCAGGCTGTGCGCGCAGCCGCTACCGCCGGCCACCAGGTCTTCATCGAGTCGAGTCCGCACCCGGTATTGATCGCCGGGATCGAGGAGACGCTGGGGCCGGAGCAATCGGTGATCGTTCCGTCGTTGGGCCGCAACGACGGAGGGCTGCACCGGTTCTGGCTGTCGGCGGCACAGGCTCAGGTAGCGGGCGTGGTGGTGGACTGGTCCGCGGTGTTCGAGGGAGCACGGCGGATCGCCCTGCCCACGTACGGCTTTGTGCGGCGCCGGTTCTGGCTGACCGAGTCGGGTGATCACGATGTGCGCCGCGCCGGTTTGGTGGGTGCCGGGCACGACCTGCTGGGTGCTGTCGTGGAACGGCCCGATTCCGGTGGGGTGGTGTTGACGGGCCGGTTGTCGCTGTCGGCACAGCCGTGGTTGGCCGATCACGCCGTGACCGGCGCCGTGTTGTTTCCCGGCGCGGGATTCGTGGAGCTGGCCCTGCGGGCCGGTGACGAGGCCGGCTGCCCGCAGGTGCAGGAGTTGACCCTGTCGACGCCGCTGATGCTGCCCGCTGAGGGGTCGGTGCGCGTGCAGGTCGTGGTAGGACCGGCCGATGATGCGGGACAACGGGAAATCTCGGTGTATTCCCTTGGCACTGAGTCGGAGTGGACGCAGCACGCCGTCGGCGTTCTGGCAACGAACCCACCCGCCCCCCAAACGGATCTGTCCGGGTGGCCGCCTGCCGGCGCGGCGGCTGTCGATGTCACGGACGCCTACCGGCGACTGGCCGACCGGGGCTACCAATACGGACCGGCTTTTCAGGGCCTGCAGGCGATGTGGCAGTCGCCGGACCACATCTTCGCCGAAATCGCGCTGCCGGAGTGCCTGACCACCACCGGGTTCGGCATCCACCCGGCGTTACTGGACGCGGCGCTGCATGCTCTGGGTGTGGCCGGCGAGCAGAACGGCACCGTGCTGCCGTTCTCCTGGCAGGGGGTGTCGCTGCACGCCTCGGACGCCGCTCGGTTGCGAGTTCGCATCACCCGCGTGAGCCCCGACTCGGTGGCGCTGGAGTTGGCAGATTCGTGGGGCCTGCCGGTGCTTTCAGTGCGCGAATTGACCTTCCGTCCGCTCGCCGCCCGTGCGCTTGCGCCGGCCGGCCGCGGGGACGCCGGATTGTTCGAGATCGGGTGGACGCCCGTCGCTCCGGCGGAATCCGTTGGTACGTCAATGACGCTGTGGCAGGTGACATCCGAGGGTGACCCACCGGATGCGGTGTACCCCGCCACCCACGCGGCGCTGGGCCGGCTGCAGTCCTGGCTGGCCGGCAACGAAGACGGGGTGCTGGTGGTCCAGACTCACGATGCCGTCGGGTTGCCCGGTGAAACAGTTTCGGATCTGGCGGGTGCGGCGGTGCGGGGCTTGGTGCGTTCGGCTCAGGCAGAGCACCCCGGACGGCTGCTCCTGCTGGACTCCGACGGTTCGCTGGACCCGAGCGAGCTGATCGGTTGCGACGAGCCGCAGTTGGTGGTGCGCCGCGGGGTGGCGTACCAAGCGCGGCTGCGGCCGGCTGCATCATCGGCGCTGAAACTGCCGCCGCAGCAGGAGGGTTGGCGTTTGGTCACCGGGGGCGGGGGCACGCTGGACGACGTGCGGGTGGGCCCGAGCGAGCGGGCGGAGCTGGCCCCCGGGCAGGTGCAGGTCGCGGTGGCCGCGGTGGGGGTGAACTTCCGGGATGTGCTGGTGGCACTGGGCATGTATCCCGGCGGCGGTGAGCTGGGGGTCGAGGGCGCCGGAGTGGTGGTGGAAGTGGGGCCCGGTGTTCGGGACCTCGCCGTCGGTGATGCGGTGCTCGGTCTATTGGGTGTGGTGGGGCCGGAAGCGGTGGTCGACCGGCGACTGGTGACGGCGGTACCGGCGGGCTGGTCCTTGCCGCAGGCCGCGGGGGTTCCGGTGGTGTTCCTGACCGCGTGGTACGGATTGTCGGTGCTGGGGGCAGCCAACGCCGGCGAGCGGGTCCTGGTGCACGCGGCCACCGGTGGGGTGGGGATGGCCGCGGTGCAGCTCGCCCGGTACTGGGGACTAGAGGTCTTTGCCACCGCGAGCCGCGGTAAGTGGGACACGCTGCGCGCCATGGGTTTCGACGACGAACACATCGGCGACTCGCGGACGCTGGACTTCGAGGAGAAGTTCCGGGTCGCCACCGGAGGAGCCGGCGTCGACCTGGTGCTCAACTCCCTCGCCGGTGAGTTCGTCGACGCCTCGCTGCGGCTGCTGGCCCCGGGCGGCCGTTTCATCGAAATGGGAAAGACGGATCTTCGTGATCCGCACGACGCGGCACAACGCGGAATCGTTTACCGCGCATTCGATCTGATCGAAGCGGGACCAGAACTCACCTCCCGGATGCTGGCCGACCTGATGGCGCTGTTCGACAGCGGCCAGCTGAAGACCCTGCCGTTCAAGACCTTTGACGTGCGGCGGGTTCGCCAGGCGTACCGGTTCGTCAGCCAGGCCCGGCACACCGGCAAGGTGGTGTTGACCCTCGACCCGCTCGCCACCGGCACCGCGCTGATCACCGGCGGCACCGGAATGGCGGGTGCGGCGCTGGCGCGCCACCTGGTTTCCCGGTACCGGGTGCCCAACATCGTGCTGGTGAGCCGTTCCGGTGCCCAGGCTCCGGACACCTCCGAGTTGGTGGAGGAATTGCGCGCGGCCGGTGCCCAGGTGTCGGTGGTGTCCGCCGATGTGGCCGATCGGGACGCCGTTGCCGGGTTGCTGGCGCAGATACCGCAACAGTTCCCCCTGCGGGCGGTGATCCACGCCGCCGGCATTCTCGATGACGGGTTGATCGCGACGCTGACTCCCGAGCGGCTGGATGCGGTGTTGCGGGCCAAGGTCGACGGAGCGTGGCATCTGCACGAACTCACCCGCGACCTAGATCTGTCCGCGTTCGTGATGTTCTCGTCGATGGCGGGCATCCTGGGTACCGCCGGACAGGGCAATTATGCGGCGGCCAACAGCTTCCTCGACGGGCTGGCCGAACACCGTCAAGGGCTGGGATTACCCGCCACCGCGGTGGCGTGGGGGCTGTGGGAACAGGCCAGCGCGATGACGCGGCACCTCGGGGACCGCGACAAGGCCAGGATGAGCCGGGTCGGTCTGGCGACGCTCTCCACCGATCAGGCGATGGCATTGTTCGACGCCGCACTGCTCGCCGATCCCGCCGTCGTGGTCGCCACCCGCTTGGACACCGCCGCGCTGAGTGACGACGCGCCCGCGCTGCTCGGCGACCTGGTCCGCCGCCCCGTTCGGAGGACCGTTGCGGCAGCAGACGTTTCGACGACCGGCCTGGCCGCCCGCCTTTCCGGTCTCACCTCCGAACAGCGCCACCGCGAACTCGTCGACGTGGTGTGCAGCAACGCGGCCACGGTGCTGGGCCGCTCCGGCACCGCCGACATCAGCGCCCAGCGCGCCTTCCAGGAGCTGGGTTTCGACTCGCTGACGGCCGTCGAACTGCGCAACCGACTCAAGACCGCCACCGGCCTCACGCTGTCGCCCACGCTGATCTTCGATTACCCCAGTCCCAGCGCGCTGGCCGAACACCTCCACATCCGGTTGTCCGGTCCCGCGAAACAAGCCGACCCGTCGGCGCGCTTCGAAGACATCGCCCGCGAGTTGGAACAGCTTGTCCGTCAGAGTGATTGGAGCGAAGAAGACAGGGCGAAGCTGGCCCACCGGCTGCACGACGTGCTGGCCGATCTGGCCCTCGATGACGACCTCGCCGCCGCCAGTGAAAGCGAACTGTTCGCCATTCTCGACGAAGAACTCGAATCCTGA